A stretch of the Argentina anserina chromosome 6, drPotAnse1.1, whole genome shotgun sequence genome encodes the following:
- the LOC126798603 gene encoding OVARIAN TUMOR DOMAIN-containing deubiquitinating enzyme 4-like, producing the protein MKVNLDYQGYVNTIVCAHINQASKNVVCMSGYIQMQMGSKICSVVSRGTSSSCCYRPGRSVNKLSSFSLLKSRPFGIGQMPHGSCFRSCFSMDVGNSRSLTVNARGTQKQCLDISLAYQGMKMRISTPRQGMFPKIKCNVGPVSWPHGCASAGLMFGLLICNSSEPLYAEAAYKNVDEEDDDDLSYSHGKKVHTDYSIIGIPGDGRCLFRSVAHGACLRAGKQAPSQSLQKELADDLRARVADEFIKRREETEWFVEGDFDTYVSQIREPHVWGGEPELLMASHVLRMPITVYMHDENAGGLITIAEYGQEYGKENPIRVLYHGFGHYDALHIPGVRSGKSRL; encoded by the exons ATGAAGGTAAATCTTGATTATCAAG GCTACGTGAATACGATCGTTTGTGCTCACATCAACCAGGCTTCAAAGAATGTTGTCTGCATGAGTGGCTATATCCAAATGCAGATGGGCAGTAAGATCTGCAGTGTAGTGTCTCGAGGAACATCCAGTTCATGTTGTTACCGACCAGGGAGATCGGTAAATAAACTCAGCAGCTTTTCCCTCTTAAAGAGTCGTCCATTCGGAATTGGCCAAATGCCCCATGGAAGCTGTTTCAGGTCTTGCTTCTCCATGGATGTGGGCAACTCAAGGTCCTTAACGGTTAATGCTAGAGGAACTCAAAAGCAATGCCTAGATATTTCATTGGCATATCAGGGTATGAAAATGAGAATTTCGACTCCAAGACAAGGAATGTTTCCCAAAATCAAGTGTAATGTGGGTCCAGTGTCGTGGCCACATGGATGTGCTTCGGCTGGTTTAATGTTTGGGTTGCTGATTTGTAATTCTTCTGAGCCATTATACGCTGAAGCAGCTTATAAGAATGTTGATGAGGAAGACGACGATGATTTGTCATATTCACATGGGAAAAAAGTTCATACTGATTACTCCATTATTG GAATACCTGGAGATGGAAGGTGCTTGTTCCGCTCTGTTGCTCATGGTGCTTGTTTACGGGCAGGAAAACAAGCTCCTAGTCAAAGCCTTCAGAAGGAATTAGCAGATGACTTGAGAGCAAGA GTTGCTgatgaatttatcaaaaggAGAGAAGAGACAGAGTG GTTTGTTGAAGGTGATTTTGACACATACGTCTCCCAAATAAGAGAGCCACATGTATGGGGAGGTGAGCCTGAATTGCTAATGGCTTCACATGTTCTTCG AATGCCGATCACAGTATACATGCATGATGAAAATGCTGGTGGCTTAATCACAATTGCTGAGTATGGGCAAGAATATGGGAAGGAAAATCCAATTAGAGTCCTCTATCATGGTTTTGGCCATTATGATGCTTTGCATATTCCAGGAGTGAGAAGTGGTAAATCTAGGCTTTAA
- the LOC126799414 gene encoding protein cornichon homolog 1 isoform X3, translating to MAWDLIYWLICFFIDIALFASSLYQYVMLTDLEADYINPFELSTRINQLVLPEFIAHGVFCALFLLAQRWFMFLFTVPLTYYIVMLFIKQKHLIDVTEVFRVLNTEKKCRLVKLGVYFCLLAIIIIRLTISAFNSLTDEEHAVDYF from the exons ATGGCTTGGGATTTGATCTACTGGCTGATCTGCTTCTTCATCGACATTGCTCTCTTCGCCTCAAGCCTTTATCAG TATGTGATGCTAACGGATTTGGAGGCTGACTATATCAATCCGTTTGAGCTATCGACTCGTATCAATCAGTTGGTTCTTCCGGAGTTCATTGCGCATGGAGTGTTCTGTGCTCTGTTTCTGCTGGCACAGCGTTGGTTCATGTTCCTCTTCACGGTCCCCCTTACTTACTATATCGTGATGCT GTTTATAAAGCAAAAGCATCTTATTGATGTCACAGAAGTATTCAGGGTTCTTAACACGGAGAAGAAGTGCCGGCTTGTCAAGCTCGGTGTCTACTTTTGTCTCCTCGCTATAATTATTATCAG GCTTACAATATCTGCTTTCAATTCTTTGACTGATGAAGAACATGCTGTGGATTATTTTTGA
- the LOC126799414 gene encoding protein cornichon homolog 1 isoform X2 translates to MAWDLIYWLICFFIDIALFASSLYQYVMLTDLEADYINPFELSTRINQLVLPEFIAHGVFCALFLLAQRWFMFLFTVPLTYYIVMLFIKQKHLIDVTEVFRVLNTEKKCRLVKLGVYFCLLAIIIIRILISAIFVPWSGSEELDICASSLDF, encoded by the exons ATGGCTTGGGATTTGATCTACTGGCTGATCTGCTTCTTCATCGACATTGCTCTCTTCGCCTCAAGCCTTTATCAG TATGTGATGCTAACGGATTTGGAGGCTGACTATATCAATCCGTTTGAGCTATCGACTCGTATCAATCAGTTGGTTCTTCCGGAGTTCATTGCGCATGGAGTGTTCTGTGCTCTGTTTCTGCTGGCACAGCGTTGGTTCATGTTCCTCTTCACGGTCCCCCTTACTTACTATATCGTGATGCT GTTTATAAAGCAAAAGCATCTTATTGATGTCACAGAAGTATTCAGGGTTCTTAACACGGAGAAGAAGTGCCGGCTTGTCAAGCTCGGTGTCTACTTTTGTCTCCTCGCTATAATTATTATCAG AAttctcatttctgcaataTTTGTGCCGTGGTCCGGATCTGAAGAATTAGACATTTGCGCCTCTTCTCTAGATTTCTAA
- the LOC126799414 gene encoding protein cornichon homolog 1 isoform X1, whose product MAWDLIYWLICFFIDIALFASSLYQYVMLTDLEADYINPFELSTRINQLVLPEFIAHGVFCALFLLAQRWFMFLFTVPLTYYIVMLFIKQKHLIDVTEVFRVLNTEKKCRLVKLGVYFCLLAIIIIRVPLIYPSHNPILNSHDLNQYIKCKNK is encoded by the exons ATGGCTTGGGATTTGATCTACTGGCTGATCTGCTTCTTCATCGACATTGCTCTCTTCGCCTCAAGCCTTTATCAG TATGTGATGCTAACGGATTTGGAGGCTGACTATATCAATCCGTTTGAGCTATCGACTCGTATCAATCAGTTGGTTCTTCCGGAGTTCATTGCGCATGGAGTGTTCTGTGCTCTGTTTCTGCTGGCACAGCGTTGGTTCATGTTCCTCTTCACGGTCCCCCTTACTTACTATATCGTGATGCT GTTTATAAAGCAAAAGCATCTTATTGATGTCACAGAAGTATTCAGGGTTCTTAACACGGAGAAGAAGTGCCGGCTTGTCAAGCTCGGTGTCTACTTTTGTCTCCTCGCTATAATTATTATCAG GGTACCTCTGATCTATCCTAGTCATAACCCAATTCTCAACTCCCACGACTTGAACCAATATATCAAgtgtaaaaataaatga
- the LOC126798428 gene encoding transcription factor bHLH48-like produces the protein MDPIAGTVPGLDALHFCEEIQRLMTVPPPQQENASSFTALLDLPPTQAMELLHLSQEPEANLAAVRPAAVSGEPSCVLPFNSSLMFPSDAELIERAAKFSIFGGGGEQSPVAANPGVDLERVKSEPAETDSNPNSSLETKTNNLRPSAKRKEREKKGKVSVKKTKIEVKEDADKVPYVHVRARRGQATDSHSLAERARREKINARMKLLQELVPGCNKISGTALVLDEIINHVQSLQRQVEFLSMRLATVDPRIDSNLDHLLAPESLSLMQSNFSNMAPPLMWPEFPISGNRQQYQQQWHFDALHQPGWGREEDNHTFNTPEALLISCNSSANSASLHTGHVKTEL, from the exons ATGGACCCAATTGCCGGAACCGTGCCCGGACTCGACGCGCTCCATTTCTGCGAGGAAATCCAGCGGCTCATGACGGTGCCGCCGCCGCAGCAGGAGAACGCCAGCTCCTTCACGGCTCTTCTGGACCTCCCGCCGACTCAGGCCATGGAGCTCCTCCACCTCTCGCAGGAGCCCGAGGCTAATCTAGCGGCGGTACGTCCGGCGGCTGTCTCCGGTGAGCCGTCGTGCGTGCTTCCTTTCAATTCCAGCCTCATGTTTCCCAGCGACGCCGAGCTAATCGAACGCGCCGCCAAGTTCTCGATcttcggcggcggcggcgagcAGTCGCCGGTGGCGGCGAATCCCGGAGTCGATTTGGAGAGGGTGAAGAGCGAGCCGGCCGAGACCGATTCGAACCCTAACTCGTCGCTGGAGACCAAGACGAACAACCTAAGGCCGTCGGcgaagagaaaagagagagaaaagaag GGCAAGGTGTCAGTGAAGAAGACCAAAATCGAAGTCAAAGAAGACGCCGATAAGGTTCCCTATGTTCACGTCCGAGCTCGCCGTGGCCAAGCCACCGATAGCCATAGCTTAGCCGAAAGA GCGAGGAGAGAGAAAATTAATGCGAGAATGAAGCTGCTACAGGAGCTGGTCCCAGGATGCAATAAG ATTTCAGGTACGGCCTTAGTTCTGGATGAAATTATCAATCATGTGCAGTCCCTACAACGTCAAGTTGAG TTCTTATCGATGAGACTTGCGACAGTCGACCCAAGAATCGACAGCAACCTTGATCATTTATTGGCCCCTGAA AGTCTATCCCTAATGCAAAGTAACTTCTCCAATATGGCTCCACCCCTTATGTGGCCTGAATTTCCCATCAGTGGGAACAGACAACAGTATCAACAGCAATGGCATTTTGATGCACTTCATCAGCCAGGTTGGGGGAGGGAAGAAGATAATCATACTTTCAATACTCCAGAGGCATTGCTCATCAGTTGCAATTCTTCGGCAAATTCAG CATCTCTGCACACAGGTCATGTGAAGACGGAGCTGTGA